The Methanoculleus taiwanensis nucleotide sequence GGCAAGCCCTCCTGCGGCGGGCTCTTCCCTGTCCGCCCCTCTCCAGCGCGTCAGGATTGCAACGTCCGTCTCGATGCTGGCACCGAGGAGGTCTCCCATATCCTCGAAGATCGTCGAGAGCGTCCCTATTCCCTTGAGCGCGAATGTGCCGGGATCGAGCGTTACGACGGTATGATCCGCAGCGACGAGCCCGTTGATGACGAACTGACCCATGCTCGGCGGCGTATCGATCAGAATGTAGTCGTATACGGGCACGATCGGAGCCAGCAGTTCCTTAAGGACACCGGCACGGTCTTCGATGTTGTAGAGATACGGTTCGACCCCGACGAGATCCAGGGTTGCAGGTGCAAGATCGATACCTGCCTCCGTCGTGACGATAATATCCGAGACGGCGACATCCGGGAACCCCTCGAAGATGCCCATGAAGGCGTCGTACATGCTCTTCTCGAGCGAGTCCGGATCGATCCCGAGGCCTACCGTGGCGTTGGCCTGCGGGTCGCAGTCGACGACGAGTACTTTCTTCCCGTCTTTCTGAAGAAATCCTGCAATGTTAATGCACGATGTCGTTTTGCCAGTCCCACCTTTGTGGTGGGCGAACGCTACAATCGTAATGCTAGCACCCCTGTTACGTCTATTTGCAATATGTGTTCTTAAACCTATTTTTTTAGAACACTACCACGCGCTACCGAATTTCGGATTTCCGGGTGCAGTCTCTTCCTGATGAGCGGGCACATCCTCTGGAGGGCAGGGTGGTCCGCCGCTGCATCCATCGTATCGATCTCCCGGCGCCGAATCTATTTAGTAAGGCATAACTTGCTCTCTGGTACACACTCACTCAATGTCCCATAGCTATACGGTCTTCTGCATCCTGCTCCTTGCCGCATTCATCGGGGCCGCCGGGTGCCTCGGCATCGGTTTCGGCGACGTGACCTACGACGGCGAGGCGCTTCACGTCGAGGTCGAGAGCTCCCGGAACGTGACCGACGCCGTTCTCCAGGTCACCCTGACCGAGATCGGCGGGTTCGAACAGCGGCAGCTATTCTCGGAGGCAACCTACATCGATCTCGCGGTGGGCACGAACGAGTACACCGTCCCCGTCGAGCTTGCGCCTGGAACCTATCGGATCTACCTCTACCTCTTCATCGGTGACGAGCGTGGAGCCTCGGTGATCCGTGACCTGGAGGTCTGATCCGCGATGCACCGTGACGGGTTGCTTGCGGCCAGGGGGCTTTTCCCCGCGGATACGGTCTTTACGAACTGCGAGATCTACAATCCCTTTACGTGCGGCTTTGAGTCCACCTCGCTTGCAGTAAAAGACGGGCTCGTCGTAGGGCTCGGCGACTACGCCGGACGCGAGGAGATCGACCTTCACGGTTCACTCGTCGTCCCCGGACTGATCGACGCCCACGTGCACATCGAGAGTTCGCTCTTAACGCCGGCAGAGTTCGCCCGCCTCGTCCGCCGCCACGGGACGACGACGGTTGTCGCCGACCCCCACGAGATCGCAAACGTCTGCGGGGCGGCGGGGATCGAGTATATCCTCCGGGAGAGCGCCGAAACGCCCCTCGACGTCCTGGTGATGCTCCCGTCCTGCGTCCCCGCAACGCCGCTCGATATGGGCGGGGCGAGCCTCTCGGCAGACGATCTCCGCGAGTTCTGCGGGCGTGACCGCGTCATCGGGCTTGGGGAGATGATGAACGTCCCCGGCGTCCTTGCGGCCGATCCCGGGATCGAGCAAAAACTCGATCTCTTCGGGATCGTCGACGGGCATGCCCCGCTGCTCACCGGCAAGGATCTGAACGCCTACGTCTTCGCCGGGATCACGAGCGATCACGAATGCACGCTCCTTGCAGAAGCTCAGGAGAAGCTCCGCCGGGGCATGTACATCATGCTCCGCGAAGGCTCGACGGAACGAAACCTGCAAGAGCTCCTGCCGCTCGTCACCGGCTGTACCGCATCGCGCTGCTGTTTTGCGACCGACGACCGGCATGCCGATATGCTGCTCGCCGAGGGGCATATCGACGACTGCATCAGGAAGGCCGTTACGCAGGGGTGCGAGCCCGAGCTCGCGCTCCGCATGGCGACGCTCTCCGCCGCGGAACGGTTCGGGCTCCACGACCGTGGGGCTCTTGCTCCCGGCAGGCTTGCAGACTTCTGCGTCGTCGACGATCTCGCATCGTTCCGGGTGAGCCGGACGTTCAAGCGGGGGGTCGAGGTCGTCGACCCGGGTTACCGGGCTCCCGCCGCCATTCGGCGCCCGCTCGTCGCAGTCCCCCCCGACGCCGATGCGCTCCGCCTCCCCGGTAGCGGTACTGCACGCGTCAT carries:
- the ade gene encoding adenine deaminase, whose product is MHRDGLLAARGLFPADTVFTNCEIYNPFTCGFESTSLAVKDGLVVGLGDYAGREEIDLHGSLVVPGLIDAHVHIESSLLTPAEFARLVRRHGTTTVVADPHEIANVCGAAGIEYILRESAETPLDVLVMLPSCVPATPLDMGGASLSADDLREFCGRDRVIGLGEMMNVPGVLAADPGIEQKLDLFGIVDGHAPLLTGKDLNAYVFAGITSDHECTLLAEAQEKLRRGMYIMLREGSTERNLQELLPLVTGCTASRCCFATDDRHADMLLAEGHIDDCIRKAVTQGCEPELALRMATLSAAERFGLHDRGALAPGRLADFCVVDDLASFRVSRTFKRGVEVVDPGYRAPAAIRRPLVAVPPDADALRLPGSGTARVIGLVEGQIITEDLRLEVDGDRIPDTDRDILKAVVTDRYRGTGSGIGLVHGFSLTEGALASSVAHDSHNIVAVGVDDADIARAVAEVIRLGGGMAVASGESVTSLPLDCAGLISTLPYTGVAERLKEIEEHARSLNAIQNPFMYLSFLALTVIPHLRVTERGVFDVAAFADVPLFV
- a CDS encoding ParA family protein; protein product: MGLRTHIANRRNRGASITIVAFAHHKGGTGKTTSCINIAGFLQKDGKKVLVVDCDPQANATVGLGIDPDSLEKSMYDAFMGIFEGFPDVAVSDIIVTTEAGIDLAPATLDLVGVEPYLYNIEDRAGVLKELLAPIVPVYDYILIDTPPSMGQFVINGLVAADHTVVTLDPGTFALKGIGTLSTIFEDMGDLLGASIETDVAILTRWRGADREEPAAGGLAVFIKRLFGPRSSPDDEKERERLVALENEVKNQFKQVFTVPYSPRIYETQQRGLPISHYAPDSDAAETYRTIASAIKNWG